In Desulfovulcanus ferrireducens, the DNA window CGGCGAAGTGTTTTGATGTAATGATCTTTTCGCATGTTTTGGAGCATCTTCGTGATCCGGCTACAGTTTTTGCCGTTTTCACTCAGATGTTGGTCAATGGAGGTACCGTATTAATAGCAGTGCCTAATGTGCTTTTCTGGCGCCAGAGAGTTAAGTTTATCATTGGGCAATTTGATTATGAATCAACAGGAACTATGGATGAGACACATCTTCGCTTTTTCACCTATTGGACGGCTGATCGCTTTCTCTTAGGAAAAGGTTCGAATTTATATGTAGAATATAAAGGTGCAAGTGGAAGTGTACCATTGTGGTTCTTGCGAAGATATCTTTTCCCCAAGAGCTTAAGTGAACGTATTGATAAGTGGGGATGCAAACATTGGCCAAATCTTTTCGGGGGGCAGATTTTAATTAAAGCGGTTAAAAAATGAACGCAAATCTGGGAAAGGAAATAATGGAATAAAGTGTTCAGATTATATCCAAGGGAAGTATAAATAATATGAATATTCCTCTTCACATAAGTGTTGCATCCCACACACGATTTCATATGTTTGACCTTGCCGACCAGTTGGTCAGGCTTAAACAGGATGTGAGGCTCTATACAGGTTATCCAAGATGGAAAATACAGTCAGGACTGAGGGCCTTCGCTACTACTCATCCTCTCCTGACACTGGTTCAAGCTGGCCTGCAGCGCATAGGCTTTCAGGACAAACGGACCAGGATAGCGGATTTTGTCCTGCGTGATTTCGGCCACTGGCTTGGTCAAGTTATTAAGAGGTGTGATATCTTAGATGTCATTTCCGGGTGTGGGTTGGAAGGAGGACGATGGATTCAGCAAGAAGATGGTGCCTGGGTCTGTAACCGTGGATCGTCCCATATCCTTTTCCAAAAGACGAATCTGGAGGAAGAGCATACCAGATGGGGAGCTCCTCTCCCTTACTTTTCGCAGCGTGGCATAGAGAGGGAATTGACAGAGTATCACGAGGCTGATGCTATCGCAGTGCCTTCAGAATTTGCTAAACGTACTTTCATTGAGCAGGGGATACAACCTGAGAAGATTTTTAAACTTCCCTATGGCGTAGACCTTTCCCTCTTTGCGCCAAAGCCTAAGCAGGATAGTAAATTTCGAGTCCTTTTTGTCGGTAGCTTTTCGATTAGGAAAGGAATCGGGTATCTTTTTGAGGCGATGAAGCCATTGGTGGAAAAAGGACACGCAGAACTCTGGCTGATCGGGAAGCCAGAGCCCGCTGCCAACAAAATTTTGGCCAGATATAAGGACATCTTTACAGATATGGGAGCTCATCCACGAAAACATCTGGCGGATCTGTATAGCCAGGGCTCAGTTCTGGTACTCCCTTCCGTGGAGGAAGGTTTGGCACTTGTTCAAATACAAGCCATGGCATGCGGGGTTCCTGTAATCGCTACATATAATACAGGAGCAGAGGATTTGTTTGAGGATGGAAAGGAAGGATTTATTGTACCTCCTCGTGAACCGATAGCTATTAAAGAACTGATTGAACGCTTGATTTGCAATCCAGAGCTTCAAAGGGGGATGGCGAAAGCTGCCTTGAATAGGGTAAAGTTTATGGGCGGGTGGGATACATATGGCAAGAAATGTTTGGCCATGTATAGGAAAGTATTAAGTTGTAAATGGGGTCACACGGACTGTTGTCGAGCGCATATTGATCCAGGCCCAAAAATCCCAAATTCAAATTAATGTGATCAGCCCACTTGGCCATCAAAAACAGTTCATGCCAAAAATTTTACTCACGATGTTATTGTGTAGCCAACTTAAATATTTATACACTTTTCGTAAGCCATGAAGGGTTATTTTTGCCTGGATTGTTGCAACATTGAGAGCTGTTTTTTCTGTTTAGTGCTTCGTGAGATCAATAACTGAATATTCTGCACTCCAGCATATTGCAAACTAGTTGAAGAGCAGAATGACTGCAAGATCAAAGGACGACATGACTCCATTAATATCAGTCGTACTTGTAACCTATAATAGGGCACATGTGCTACCAATTACTATAGAAAGTATTTTAGCACAAACGCAGCATGATTTTGAGTTAATTATCTGTGATGATTGTTCATCAGACGGTACTCAAAAGATATGTGAGGAATACGCTGTTCAGGACAGGAGAATTCGCTACTTCCGCCAGCCCAGAAATCTTAATATGCCAGCAAATCTCAATTTTGGGATCACTAAGGCGCGATCGGACTATGTAGCTAACCTCCATGATGGAGATATGTATCGAGAAGACCTGCTTGAAAAATGGTACGGGGCACTTAGGAAATACCCAAAAGCGGCCTTTGTCTTTAACGAATATCTAACGATTGATGCCAGCGGTAATATTGTCTGTCATTATCGAGAACCCTTGTCTGAACTGCTAAATGGGAGATATTTCCTTGAGAAAATAATGTTTAGTCGGTGGCAATTTGATTCTCCCGTCTGGGGAACAGTTATGGGAAGGAAATCTATGTATGAAAGTGTGGGCTTGTTTGATGAGCGCTTTGGTATGCTGGCTGATGTGGATATGTGGATGAAATTAGCATATAAGTATGACGTATGTTATGTGAAAGAACCACTGATTCAACTACCATCACGTGATACTTTGCCAAGTGGTAATCCATTTTCTTATTTTAAAACCATGCAAACAATTGATCAGATTTTTCTCGAGAATAGGAAACGACTGTATGCAAACGATCTCAGGCTGTTGTCGCTTGAGCTTTGCAGACATTATGTTTTCCGGGTGTTGAAAGGAATCTATAGTATGTTCATATTTGCAAAGCGAGGCAATTTAAACGGGGCATTGGATTCACTATTGACATGTATAGGGCGTTTTTAATTTTTCTAACTATCAACTAATAGTTATGGTTATGGAGAGTTTGTGGTTCCTATGATTTCCAGTACCAGGATTAAAAATAAGATATTAGAAGCTTGGACTGCCAGTTGTGCGGTAGTAACCACAACTTTTGGTGCCGAAGCTCTAGAAATCTAAAAAATCTAAACAAGGTAAAAATATTCTGATTGCCGCCTCTCCGGCTGATTTGCCTGAACAACTGATTAAACTGCTGACAGATAGAGAGCTCAAAGATCGTCTAGGGCAGAGGGGCGTAAAACGGTACTTGACCGTTATAGTTGGGCAAGCAAAAGTCTTCTCCTGAAACAATACCTGAGAGAATTTTCATGACAGTACTCCAAAACAGCCAGTCAAGACGGACTGATACTAAATACTTACATATCGCAGTCGGGGCGTTCGGACTTGTCTTGGTCATGGTTTTAATGAGCAGTACAACGGTGGATCTAAACTCTACCGATTTGGCCGCCTGGTTCGGCTTTCTGGCTATATTGGCGATGACTCTGTGGGCTGTTTGGCGTGCACGTGGGCGAAGAGAAAACATCTGGGTGGAGCCATCTTCGCTGTTCATGCTTTTTTATTTCTTTCGCTACGGGATAGGATGTCTAACTATCAACTATTGGGATCAGATTCCTTTTAATACTCCCGGGTTGGATAAGGCCATGCTGGTCAGCAAGCATAACCTAGTTTATGGATCGTTCCTCACCGTAGTAGGTGGGCTTGGATTGCTTGCTGGAACTTTAATCCCTGCCTTGCCTACGCGCTCTATCCTTCCCGCAATTCGTTGGCAAATTAGCTGGCCGAGGTTTTGGCAGCATTCGCTCATTTTTTTGCCTGTCACTATAGTATTACTGCTTATGGTTTCCCTCAGGCCACATTTGATTCCATTATCAGTTCGTTATATCGTCCTCCTCATAGCGGAGGTGGGCGGAATCGTGGCCTGTGTCGGCATAATCAGGTATCTTGATTCTGGTAGTTCTATGCAACGTAAGTGGCTATTATTATCTTTGACTTTCATTTTTTTGAGCGCACTTATCGGTGTTCCGGTAGGAATGCGTGGAAATGTGCTAAAGCCATTCTTCTTGTTATTTATTGCTTACACAGCCTTGCGTGGTCGGCTGCCCAAGAAAGCTCTGTTACTGCTTCTTCCTCTGGTAGTGTTTATTGTCTTTCCGTGGCTAACCCTGGTAAAAGAAGCACGCTTTTCTCCAAATCCGGTCAGTAGAGTTGAATATGCTACCCAAGAATTAGGCCAAATGAGCACCAGAGATAAGCTGGAATTGGCCTCTTGGACATTTGTAGGCCGATTTATGGCGGGACCCTCCCTTATTTCAAGATTCAGCAACTTTTACCCTCAGGTTATTCCCTATGCTGGCTGGAAACCCTTGCGAATCAGTTTAGAAATGAATCTTCCCCGCTTGTTGTTTCCTTCTAAAGGGAATCCTGGCGCACTCCTTAACGAATATTCCCGTCGCGTGGGCATAATTGGAGAACGAGACTATGTTACATCTGCGGTTTTTGACGCAATATCCGGGTATTACATCATGTTCGGACCTATAAGTTTGTTTCTCTTTTGCGTCTTACAAGGGTACCTGTTTCGAGTATTGTATGATTGGCTGGTGGTGCGTTCATTTTGGGTATTCGGCGTTGTTATTTATCTCTATTTTTTCTGGTCTTCGCCTGATTTTTCGGCAATATTCGTACAAGTGCCCAGTCTCATACGATATCTGATGATTTCCATTCCCATCTGCTACTTCTTGTCCAGAAGCAACGCTGGAGGGGTATCTGGTCACCCTTCGACTCCTAATATAACTTAAGATCGTTTCTTTGCTCGGATTATTTATAATAACGATCCCAAAACCAGCAATGGCAGGGCTGTCTAGCATGAAAATAATTTTTTTGGCGAATTTAGCGCATGGCAGTACCTCCATGCAACGGATGAAGGCTCTACAGAGATTGGGGCATTCTGTTATACCTTTGGATACTAAATATACAGGGCATTGGATATCGCGATATTTGCAACATCAGATCAACCGCATAGATTATCATCTTACCGATTGGCGTATTGATCCATGGCGTGTCAACAGTCGTCTGCTGACATTGCTCGATAGAGAGCAAGACTATCAGGCTCTTTGGCTTGAACGTGCTTTGATGGTTCGGCCTGCCACGCTCAAAAAAATAGCCCAGAGGTGGCCTCATTTGGTGATTGCCGGCTATAGCCCTGATGATCAAATGAATCCGGCCAACCATAGCCGTATTTATTTGAAAAGCATACCACTTTATGATGTTCTCTTTACCAATAAAACTTTTAATGTATCCGATTTATATGATATTGGAGCGCGAAGTGTAGTATTTGTCAAAAATGGTTTTGACCCGGACACCCATCGCCCCGTACCACTAACCTCAGAAGAGCGGGAGAGATTTGGTGCTCAGGTTAGCTTTGTAGGAACCTTTGAACGTGAACGAGCGGAATACTTACGCATTATTGCCGAGATGAAGATTTGCACAATTAAGGTATGGGGAAATGACTGGAACAAGATGAAGAATCCGGGAGCGCTTAAGTCATGCATCCAGGGGATAGCTGTTTATGGAGACGACTATGCCCGGGTTATTTGCGCCAGCAACATTAATCTCTGTTTCCTGCGTAAAGCTAACCGTGATCAAGTAACGACCCGTTCTGTAGAAATTCCTGCCTGTGGAGGCTTTATGCTGGCCGAGCGTACCGATGAGCACTTGGCCTTATTTGCTGAAGACCGTGAGGCAGCCTACTTTGTTTTTGTTGAAGAGATGAACGCAAAGGTAAAATATTATTTGGAACATCCCAAAAAACGTCACGAAATCGCCAAGGCCGGTCGGCAACGTTGTCTCAATGCTGGATATAGCAACCTGGAGCTTATGAAGGGCATGGTAGAGATTCTCCAAGACGAGGCTAACCGAAAAAATGGGTCTTCTGTCAAAACCTTAAATCTAAATTGATCACTCAAGGAGAAGTCTGTTTATGATGGCCGATGCCAACCGAAAATCAATTAGGATGGCTGTTCTGACCAGCCATCCCATTCAATATCAGGCTCCTTTATTTCGCCGCTTGAGCCAAGTGCCGGGGTTGGCACTGCGTGTTTTTTTCTGCTGGGACTTCGGGGTACGGGAAGGACGTGATCCCCAGTTCGGTCGCGCGTTCAAGTGGGACATTCCACTGCTGGAAGGGTATGATTATGAATTTCTAAAAAATGTCTCCTCAGATCCCGGCACGCATTGGTACTACGGCTTAAAGAATATCGACGCTGTTGAACGTATATTGGCATATATGCCCGATGTTTGTTGGATCAATGGTTACTGCCATTGGACAGAACGACAAGTCCTTAAGCACCTTAAACGGCGAGGTGTACAGATACTTTTTCGCGGGGAGTCGAATTTTCTGGTGTCGCCTCCTTTGTGGAAGCGTATGATCAAATGGTTCTACTTAAGGTGGTGGTTTGCCAACGTAGATCGCTTTTTATGCATTGGCAGCCTTAATCGGGAATTTTACCTACATTATGGAGTAAGCGAAGAACATTTATTCCTGGCCCCTTACGCGGTGGACAACGATTTTTTTAGCGGGTGTTCCGAAACAGCTCAAATTGAGGCTAGGAGATGGCGAGTTGATCTGGGGATAGCACCGGACACCACTGTAGTGCTATTTGCCGCCAAACTCATTCCTAAGAAAAGGCCACTTGACCTGTTACGGGCTTTTGCCGGCTGCAGACATGTTAAACATGCGGTGCTTGTTTTTGTGGGCGATGGTGAGTTGAGAGATGACCTGATAAAAGAGGTGGAACGTTTGCGACTGACAGACAGGGTATACTTGTTGGGCTTTCAGAACCAGTCACGTATGCCCACCTGTTATGCGCTGGGAGACATAATGGTACTGCCATCTATGATAGAACCTTGGGGGCTGGCAGTCAACGAGGCCATGAACCTTGCTCGTCCCATCATCGTTTCAACAAGGGTTGGAGCAGCTCCGGATCTGGTAGCTCCGGGAAAGGCGGGATGGATTTTCCCGGCTGGTGATTCAGAGGCACTTACACGGTGTCTTGACGAGGCCCTAGAGGACCGAAGGCGGTTGGTCTATATGGGCATAGAGGCTAGGGAAAGAATTAAGCAGTGGGGAATTGACCAAACAGTCGAAGGCATCCTAAACGCTGTCAGATCCTTGTAGGATTGTCTTCAAGGGGTAACCATGAGGGTTTCTCGCCAGGCTCTTGACCGATGGATGGAACGCCATCAGATCGGTCCATTTGACCTTAGTTATGTTAACACTACTCTTGCCTTCTTGGAAGCTGTTGAGGCAGTTCTTCCTAAAGGCGCTGTTGTGCTTGATTTAGGGTG includes these proteins:
- a CDS encoding class I SAM-dependent methyltransferase yields the protein MNDHKPNQDINEIKRIYSNSGNLPLVKLLDDNSASILDVGCGAGDNAALIKAYHPNCKIFGITHSLLEARLALAHLEHCWVFDIEKIVPDDLAAKCFDVMIFSHVLEHLRDPATVFAVFTQMLVNGGTVLIAVPNVLFWRQRVKFIIGQFDYESTGTMDETHLRFFTYWTADRFLLGKGSNLYVEYKGASGSVPLWFLRRYLFPKSLSERIDKWGCKHWPNLFGGQILIKAVKK
- a CDS encoding glycosyltransferase family 4 protein, producing MNIPLHISVASHTRFHMFDLADQLVRLKQDVRLYTGYPRWKIQSGLRAFATTHPLLTLVQAGLQRIGFQDKRTRIADFVLRDFGHWLGQVIKRCDILDVISGCGLEGGRWIQQEDGAWVCNRGSSHILFQKTNLEEEHTRWGAPLPYFSQRGIERELTEYHEADAIAVPSEFAKRTFIEQGIQPEKIFKLPYGVDLSLFAPKPKQDSKFRVLFVGSFSIRKGIGYLFEAMKPLVEKGHAELWLIGKPEPAANKILARYKDIFTDMGAHPRKHLADLYSQGSVLVLPSVEEGLALVQIQAMACGVPVIATYNTGAEDLFEDGKEGFIVPPREPIAIKELIERLICNPELQRGMAKAALNRVKFMGGWDTYGKKCLAMYRKVLSCKWGHTDCCRAHIDPGPKIPNSN
- a CDS encoding glycosyltransferase family 2 protein, with protein sequence MTARSKDDMTPLISVVLVTYNRAHVLPITIESILAQTQHDFELIICDDCSSDGTQKICEEYAVQDRRIRYFRQPRNLNMPANLNFGITKARSDYVANLHDGDMYREDLLEKWYGALRKYPKAAFVFNEYLTIDASGNIVCHYREPLSELLNGRYFLEKIMFSRWQFDSPVWGTVMGRKSMYESVGLFDERFGMLADVDMWMKLAYKYDVCYVKEPLIQLPSRDTLPSGNPFSYFKTMQTIDQIFLENRKRLYANDLRLLSLELCRHYVFRVLKGIYSMFIFAKRGNLNGALDSLLTCIGRF
- a CDS encoding CgeB family protein, with amino-acid sequence MKIIFLANLAHGSTSMQRMKALQRLGHSVIPLDTKYTGHWISRYLQHQINRIDYHLTDWRIDPWRVNSRLLTLLDREQDYQALWLERALMVRPATLKKIAQRWPHLVIAGYSPDDQMNPANHSRIYLKSIPLYDVLFTNKTFNVSDLYDIGARSVVFVKNGFDPDTHRPVPLTSEERERFGAQVSFVGTFERERAEYLRIIAEMKICTIKVWGNDWNKMKNPGALKSCIQGIAVYGDDYARVICASNINLCFLRKANRDQVTTRSVEIPACGGFMLAERTDEHLALFAEDREAAYFVFVEEMNAKVKYYLEHPKKRHEIAKAGRQRCLNAGYSNLELMKGMVEILQDEANRKNGSSVKTLNLN
- a CDS encoding glycosyltransferase family 4 protein, yielding MMADANRKSIRMAVLTSHPIQYQAPLFRRLSQVPGLALRVFFCWDFGVREGRDPQFGRAFKWDIPLLEGYDYEFLKNVSSDPGTHWYYGLKNIDAVERILAYMPDVCWINGYCHWTERQVLKHLKRRGVQILFRGESNFLVSPPLWKRMIKWFYLRWWFANVDRFLCIGSLNREFYLHYGVSEEHLFLAPYAVDNDFFSGCSETAQIEARRWRVDLGIAPDTTVVLFAAKLIPKKRPLDLLRAFAGCRHVKHAVLVFVGDGELRDDLIKEVERLRLTDRVYLLGFQNQSRMPTCYALGDIMVLPSMIEPWGLAVNEAMNLARPIIVSTRVGAAPDLVAPGKAGWIFPAGDSEALTRCLDEALEDRRRLVYMGIEARERIKQWGIDQTVEGILNAVRSL